The Noviherbaspirillum saxi genome includes a window with the following:
- the msrB gene encoding peptide-methionine (R)-S-oxide reductase MsrB — protein sequence MTNKVTKTDAEWRAALEPLEYQVTRHAATERAFTGKYWDHHEHGIYVCVCCNTPLFESDTKFDSGCGWPSYFKALDPANVSERIDRSHGMIRTEILCNVCDAHLGHVFPDGPPPTGLRYCINSASLRFEPS from the coding sequence ATGACAAACAAAGTAACGAAGACCGACGCCGAATGGCGCGCCGCACTTGAGCCTCTGGAATATCAGGTAACCCGCCACGCGGCGACTGAACGCGCCTTTACCGGGAAATACTGGGATCATCACGAACACGGCATCTATGTTTGCGTATGCTGCAATACCCCGTTGTTCGAGTCCGATACCAAATTCGATTCGGGTTGCGGCTGGCCCAGCTATTTCAAGGCACTGGATCCGGCCAATGTTTCCGAGCGGATCGACCGCAGTCATGGCATGATACGCACCGAAATTCTCTGCAATGTGTGCGACGCGCATCTCGGCCATGTATTTCCGGACGGTCCGCCTCCCACAGGGCTGCGCTACTGCATCAATTCCGCGTCGCTGCGTTTTGAACCCAGCTAA
- a CDS encoding septation protein A has product MKFLFDLFPVILFFAMFKWGEGHADSAQALAQQYLSGLVSGGAVTATQAPIMLATAVAIIATIGQIGYLLMRGKKVDTMLWVSFAIITLFGGATIYFHNETFIKWKPTVLYWCFGAALVVSQFLLGKNLIRLMMQKQLSLPDAVWQKLNLSWAAFFGAMGLVNLYVAYNFSTAFWVNFKLFGFTGLMLAFVIAQSLMLSRHVKDQQ; this is encoded by the coding sequence ATGAAGTTCCTGTTCGATCTCTTCCCGGTCATTCTCTTCTTTGCAATGTTCAAATGGGGAGAAGGCCATGCGGACTCCGCGCAGGCCCTGGCGCAGCAGTACTTGTCCGGATTGGTCTCCGGCGGCGCCGTGACCGCCACCCAGGCGCCGATCATGCTTGCGACAGCGGTGGCAATCATCGCGACGATAGGACAGATCGGCTATCTGCTCATGCGTGGAAAAAAGGTCGATACCATGCTGTGGGTGTCATTTGCCATCATTACCCTGTTTGGCGGAGCGACCATCTATTTTCACAATGAAACTTTTATCAAGTGGAAGCCGACCGTGTTGTATTGGTGTTTCGGCGCGGCACTTGTCGTCAGCCAGTTTCTGCTGGGTAAAAACCTGATTCGCCTGATGATGCAAAAGCAGCTTTCCTTGCCGGATGCGGTATGGCAAAAGCTGAATTTGTCCTGGGCTGCATTCTTCGGCGCAATGGGCTTGGTCAATCTGTATGTGGCCTATAATTTTTCCACAGCGTTCTGGGTCAATTTCAAGCTGTTCGGCTTTACTGGACTCATGCTTGCCTTTGTGATCGCACAAAGTCTGATGTTGTCGCGCCATGTCAAGGATCAGCAATGA